Below is a window of Mucilaginibacter sp. PAMC 26640 DNA.
CCCTTCTGTTGCATATGTTTTTGCCATGGCATTTTTTGCATCATCCAATTGTTCAATTTGTGCTATGCCTGCCAGTTTTTGTAGTTGGTTGTTTGCATTTCGGTAAAAGCGCCTGGAGTTCGATAAAGGGCGGAGTGCCTAATATGGATGTGCTGATCTTTATCGGATCCGCCTCCGCTTTTGTTTATAGCCTGGTAGGCACTATCCAGGATCTTGGTGAGCATTATTTATTCTATGAAACCTGCGCAACGATAATTACCCTTGTGTTGCTTGGCAATGTATTGGAGAAAAGGTCGGTTAATCAAACTACCTCTGCTGTAAAAGATCTGATGAAGTTTCAGCAGGTTAATGCTAATCGGGTAATTAATGGTGTAACGGAAGTTGTTAGTGCCAAAGAGGTGCAAACAGGCGATATCCTGTTAGTGAATGAAGGCGACCAGGTACCTGTAGATGGAGAGGTTTTAAGCGGCGATGCATTGGTCAACGAAGCCATGATTACCGGCGAAAGTGTTCCGGTTGCAAAAAAGAAATATGATACAGTCATCGGCGGCACCATATTACAGCAGGGTAATCTCAAAATCATGGCTACCAAGATCGGAAGCAACAGCACACTGTCGCAGATAATTGATTTGATGAAACGGGCGCAGGCAGCCAAGCCTCCTGTACAAAAACTCGGTGATAAGGTAGCTTCCATTTTTGTCCCCGTTGTGATTGGCATTGCTGCTTTGACATTTATAATAACATATTTTGCGACCGATGCAGGTATGCAGCGCTCCATGATGAACGCGATAGCTGTGTTGGTTATTTCTTGTCCATGTGCCATGGGTTTAGCAACCCCCACAGCCGTAATGGTAGGTTTAGGCCGGGCAGCAAAAAATGGCATCCTGATAAAAGGCGGTGATACAATTGAAGCGGTAGCCAATACCAAATTTGTAATATTTGATAAAACGGGAACCCTAACTACGGGTAAATTCAGTATCAAAGATATTAAAGTAGAGCAAGGGTTGGATCTGGAGTATATCCGCGGGGTAATCATCGCTATCGAAGAGCGCTCCAATCACCCGATAGCAAAATCATTAGTTGCTGAGTTGGCCAGCCATCCCAAACAAAAAGTGATATTGAAAACGGCGGTGGAAGAAAAAGGGCTCGGTATGCGCGCAGAAGACGTTGAAGGCAACCATTACTTTTTGGGCACTGCCAAGCTAAACAAAGATGATAACTTTAACCTTGTTCTTTACAAGAACCAGGTATTAGCAGCGCAAATAGCGGTTGAAGACACACTTAAACCTGATGCGTTGCATCTGGTAAATCAACTGAAAAAAGCAGGGATAACGCCGGTTTTATTAAGCGGAGATAAGGCCAGCAGGTGTGTATCCGTAGCGCAGACATTAGGAATAAAAGAGGTTCACGCCGAAAAATTACCGGATGAAAAATTAAGCGTGGTTGATATGTACCGCAAAAAAGGCAAAACCATTATGATAGGCGATGGTATTAATGATGCCCCTGCCCTTACGCAGGCTGATGTGGGTGTATCTATGAATGATGCCAGCCATATCGCAATTCAATCGGCTAAAGTAATTTTGTTGAATACCGATCTGCAATCCGTAGTAACTTTTCTGCAGATCAGCAGGCACACCCTGCTAACCATAAAACAAAACCTGTTTTGGGCATTTGCCTATAATATAATTGCTATACCCATTGCTGCTTTAGGCTTTCTTAACCCTATGGTTGGCGCACTGGCAATGGCATTTAGCGATGTCATCGTAATTGGGAACTCTTTGAGGTTAAAGGTCAAAAAACTTTAACCCGTTACTTGATTAACCTGCAATCAGGAATTTATTACTTTTGTCGCCCTTTTAACATTCAGGGTTTATGATAGAAATTTATACTGACGGCGCATCTAGCGGAAATCCGGGACCGGGTGGTTACGGAGTTATATTACGTTCCGGGCAGCACTATAAAGAGCTTTCCGCCGGTTTTCGAAAGACAACCAATAACCGTATGGAGCTTCTTGCTGTTATCAGCGGACTGGAAGCTATCAAAACGCCCAATCAACAAGTAACTATTTTCTCCGATTCGAAATATGTTATAGATGCTATAGAAAAGCGTTGGGTGAATGGCTGGCTAGCCAAAGGATTCGCAGGTAAAAAAAATAAGGATCTATGGCTGCGCTATCTCAATATTGCTAAAATACACCAAGTTAAATTTGTGTGGGTTAGGGGCCACAATGGGCATCCCGAAAACGAGCGTTGTGATGTATTAGCTGTAGCTGCAGGCAAACAAAAAGAGCTGCTGATTGATTCTGTATTTGAAATGGAAGCTGCAAAAGGCTAATCTTTAAATTATGGTCAATGGACAAATGCAGTAGCAAGTTTATTGTTAACCGCGATAGCATTTTGACCAGGAAACTACTTCCCTCCTAGCTCAATTACATCCATCCCGTGAATTTTGTCTCCGGTAATACTAAACCGCAATAATGTTCGCACTTTATGCCAGCCTTGTTTGCCTGCCGCGCCAGAGTTGAGGTGCAGGCAGCTGATCTTTTTATCATAAATTACTTTTAAGATATGCGAATGCCCGGTAATGAATAACTGTGGTGGGTTGCTGTAAATTTCAGGTTTCACCAGCGGGCTGTATCTGCCGGGGTAGCCTCCAATATGCGTTATCCAAACATCTACTTCCTCACATTTAAAGCGAAGATACTCCGGGTAAGTCTGGCGGATATCTTTATCGTCTATATTACCATAAACCCCTTTGAGAGGTTTAAAAGCCGCAAGTTTTTCTGCTAATTCGAGTGTCCCGAAATCACCGGCGTGCCAAATCTCGTCGCAACTGTCAAAGTGCTTAAAAACAGCATCATCAAGGTAACTGTGTGTATCGGATATAAGGCCTATTTTGGGCATTTTAGATTTAGAAAATTGTTAAAAAGTCTTTTAGTAAGGTTTGATATTCCAAAGTGTAAACTTTCGGTTCATCGTAAATCACAAGTTCACTTTCGCTTGATGGCGTAATTTGATAACTCATTGTAATTATCTCCCTGTGCGGCATTGATTCTGCAAAAGATTTTATGACGATACGACCATTCAAATGCAAGTTCATTTGCGGCAGTAGCTTTTTTACGAGGACCCCTGTTTCCACCGGTAATATCATTGCACAAATACCACGATCCGTTAAATGGCTGCTAATTGCTGAAAGCAGTCGCTCAAAAAACGGCTCATCAGTGTGTTTAGCCAGGGTCTTCTTTTCGCCGGGAGAAGTTAGAGAATTTAAAAAGAATGGCGGATTGGATACTATGAGATCATAGCGAACGGTAGGCAATGTTTCAAAGTAGCTCTCGAAACCAGTGCCAAACATCTTTAACCGATCTGAAAAGGAAGAGGTTTGAAAGTTCCTATTCGCCGTTATCGCTGCGGCTGCGTCGACTTCCACTGCATCGATGATTGCATTGGAAAATCGTTGCGCCAGCATAAGGGCAATAACACCCGTGCCGGCACCGATATCAAGGATTCGTTCAGGAAGGTTTGCGGTAGCTAATGCCCCCAGCAAAACGCCGTCAGTATTAACTTTCATGGCGCAATTGCTCTGGTCTACGTTAAATTGCTTAAACTTAAATATGCCTGCCAATCCCTGATAATTTACCTTGAATTCCTTAATAATTTGACTACTTTCATGCTGTTAATTTAACGTTCCGGCTTTTTAATGCAACTGCGTCTACAACAAGTTAAACATCAATTTAAAAAGCCAAAAGTAATTATAATAACGGCGTTTTTATTGGGACTGGGAATATGGTTTGCTTTTTGCCTGCCAAATCCTTTGTTTAAAACACCTACCTCTTTTGTTATCAACGATGATGCGGGGCAGTTGCTTGGTGCGTCTATCGCGTCCGACGGTCAGTGGCGATTCCCTTATAATGATAGCGTGCCCACTAAGTTCCGGCAATGCATAATCGCTTTCGAGGATAAACGATTTGAACATCATCCCGGCTTTGACCCCTTTGCATTTGTTCGGGCTGTCAAACAAAACATTCGCTCCAAAAGGGTGACTAGCGGGGGTAGTACGCTAACCATGCAGGTGATTCGCCTTGCCACGCACCACAAGCGTACTATTTTGAATAAGGCAGGTGAAATCTTTATGGCACTGCGGTTGGAATGCGGGTACAGTAAAGATCAAATCATGGCCATGTACGCCAGTAACGCTCCATTTGGCAGTAATGTTATTGGATTGGATGCCGCCGCCTGGCGATACTTTGGCCGGGGGCCGGATAAACTATCCTGGGGTGAAATGGCCGCTTTAGCGGTGTTACCCAACTCCCCGTCGCTGGTTCATCCCGGTAAAAATCGCCATACACTTTTGAAAAAACGCAACCTTTTACTCAACCGGCTTTACAAGCAAGGCATTATCGATAGCACCACAGCGAAGCTTGCTGAGTTTGAACCGGTTCCGGAAAAGCCGATACCGTTACCGCAGGCCGCTCCTCACCTGCTGCAAAGATTTAAAGCTGAAAACAGGAGTAAAGGAAACCAGCTTACCAGGATCAACACCACTCTGAAAGCCAACCTGCAGCAGCAGGTAACCGGCATTTTAGAACGCCATCACCAGGTGTTGAAAGGCAACGATATCAATAACATAGCGGCAATAGTCCTCGACGTGGAAACCGGGGCAACCCTCGCCTATGCAGGTAATATCTCGCACCGCGAAGACCCTAATATGGAGAGTGATGTTGACGTTATCGGCGCTCCCAGAAGCCCGGGAAGCACCTTAAAGCCCCTGTTGTACGCATCCATGATGCACGATGGATTAATTCTGCCGAACAGCCTGATTCCAGATATGCCAACGCAGATTTCAGGCTATCATCCGGAAAATTTTGATCTGAGCTATGATGGTGTGGTACCTGCTTCTAACGCTTTATCGCGCTCATTGAACGTTCCGGCTGTTAAAATGCTTCAGCAATACAAATACGAACGTTTTTACGATATGATGCGAAAGGCGGGCGTGACAACGCTTACGCAACCTGCAGATCACTATGGCTTGTCCCTGATATTGGGCGGCGGAGAAAATACCCTCTGGGAACTTACCGGTATTTACGCGGATATGGCAAGAGTGCTTAATCACTACCAAAAATATAACGGGAAGTACGATGCCGCCGATTATCACCACCCTGTATATAAATTACAAACAAAAGAAAAACCCGTACTGGAAAACAATGGCTTGCTGGACGCCGGCTCCATATACTACACTTTACAGGCCATGGAGGAGGTGATGCGCCCCGGGGAAGAAATGCTATGGCAACAGTTTAGTTCAACGCAGCGCATTGCCTGGAAAACCGGAACCAGTTTTGGTTTCAGAGATGGTTGGGCTATTGGCATTACGCCAAAATACGTGGTGGGTGTTTGGGTAGGCAATACCGATGGCGAAGGCAGGCCGGGCTTAACCGGGATCAACACCGCCGCCCCTGCCATGTTTGAGATATTCCGGCAGTTGCCTGCTGCCCGCGACTGGTTCGATATGCCTATGGGCGAAATGATAAAGATCAGCGTGTGTAAAGAAAGCGGTTACCGGGCGGGGCAGTACTGCACTAATCTTGCAGAAGAATGGGTACCAAAGCCGGGACTAAAAGCACCTTCATGCCCATGGCACCGGCTGGTACACCTCTCCCCCGATGAACACTACCAGGTCACCGGAAATTGCGAACTACCGGAAAATATAGTGAATAAAGGCTGGTTTGTGCTGCCCCCATCAATGGAGTACTATTACAAAACCAAAAACTATCAATACCATGTGTTGCCCGGCTTTAAGCCGGGTTGTGGCGAGGCAGATTATGGTAACCCTATGGAGCTCATCTATCCAAAAGACAATGCCAAGATCTACGTACCGCTGGAGGTTGATGGGAAACGCGGGAAGGTGATCTTTAACGCTGCTCACAGACAGCCCGGCATTAAAATTTTCTGGCATTTGGATAACAAGTACGTAGCCGAAACTTCAACTTTTCACCAGGTTGCGTTGAGTCCATCTCCAGGTAAGCATAAATTAACCCTGGTTGATGCCGAAGGGAATAATCTTGTGATCTATTTTGAAATTTTAGATAAAAACAATCAGCGCAAAACAGATTTAAAAAGCCAATAACAGAGTAAGTACAAAATTTGCAACGCAAGTGAGTTTTGAAAATCAATAGTCAGCTATTGATCCAACAAGTAGTAGCAACTTCGTGACTTTACACGAATTAATATTATCTACATTAGTTTCCAAATCAAAAACCCATGCTTGAACAATATGACCTTGGTAACCTGATGGTATTGGACATAGAAACCGTACCGCAATATGCAACCCACGCAGAAGTACCCGAACATATGCAGGAGTTATGGGCGCATAAAACCCGGTTGCAGCGCAATGAGGCTACAGGCGAAGAATTTTATGAACGGGCCGGAATCTGGGCGGAGTTTGGTAAGATCGTCTGCATCTCAGTGGGCATCTTTTTAAATGGAAAACGTACGGCTCTCCGTGTTAAATCATTTGCAGGGCACGAGGAAAAGGAACTGCTGGAAGATTTCAGCAAGATGCTGAGCAGTCAACCAGCGAGTATTATACTCTGCGCTCATAATGGCAAAGAGTTCGATTTTCCCTACATCTGCCGCCGGATGCTCATCAATGGCGTACAGTTCCCTCCCCATTTGCATATAGCAGGTAAAAAGCCATGGGAGATCAACCACCTCGATACCATGGAACTCTGGAAATTCGGCGATTATAAAAATTATACTTCGCTAAACCTGCTCACCGCTATCTTCAATATTCCAACCTCAAAAGACGATATTGATGGCAGCCAGGTAGGCTATGTTTATTGGGTGGAAGATGATCTGCCCCGTATCTGTACCTATTGCCAAAAGGATGTGATTGCCACGGCGCAACTTATCAGGCGCTACCGTGGCGAAGCATTGGTTGAAGAAGAATGTATTACAATTGTGGGCTGAGCGAGACGATTAAAGCTTTTAAAATCGTATTATCTACGATTTTTAGATCAAATCAGGGTTAACTCAACTTAATCTAATTCAATGTTTAACTTTTTAAATTAACTGATTGTCAACACATTAAAACTATCTATCAATCACCATGTCAACTCTTATTATTTATGGGATTTACCCCATCGCCTCTTCCTCCACATGAACAATGATGGATTTTATCACCGTATCTAACTCTTCACCAGCCTGCTGTAATTTGCTGAGTGTTTCTTTGTCTACCTCATAATCATTAGCTTTTAAAACATTGATCAGACCCATAATGGAAGCTACAGGTTTGCGGATCTCATGCGACTGAACAAAAGCGATATTCTGTAACGCTTGATCCTTCTTCACGTTACTGATTATATTTAAACGATTATCTTTCCTTATCAGTCGATATTGCAAATAAAGAACAATAGTGAATACGATAAACAAAA
It encodes the following:
- a CDS encoding phosphodiesterase, encoding MPKIGLISDTHSYLDDAVFKHFDSCDEIWHAGDFGTLELAEKLAAFKPLKGVYGNIDDKDIRQTYPEYLRFKCEEVDVWITHIGGYPGRYSPLVKPEIYSNPPQLFITGHSHILKVIYDKKISCLHLNSGAAGKQGWHKVRTLLRFSITGDKIHGMDVIELGGK
- a CDS encoding ATPase P, with the translated sequence MAEELVELNVTGMHCNNCAMSIHKLLEKKGLENILVSFASEEVKFSTADQTLVPGIINDIENLGFHVVDDVDTHKTMFYDKVENKFIFCAFFTAPLLLHMFLPWHFLHHPIVQFVLCLPVFVVGCLHFGKSAWSSIKGGVPNMDVLIFIGSASAFVYSLVGTIQDLGEHYLFYETCATIITLVLLGNVLEKRSVNQTTSAVKDLMKFQQVNANRVINGVTEVVSAKEVQTGDILLVNEGDQVPVDGEVLSGDALVNEAMITGESVPVAKKKYDTVIGGTILQQGNLKIMATKIGSNSTLSQIIDLMKRAQAAKPPVQKLGDKVASIFVPVVIGIAALTFIITYFATDAGMQRSMMNAIAVLVISCPCAMGLATPTAVMVGLGRAAKNGILIKGGDTIEAVANTKFVIFDKTGTLTTGKFSIKDIKVEQGLDLEYIRGVIIAIEERSNHPIAKSLVAELASHPKQKVILKTAVEEKGLGMRAEDVEGNHYFLGTAKLNKDDNFNLVLYKNQVLAAQIAVEDTLKPDALHLVNQLKKAGITPVLLSGDKASRCVSVAQTLGIKEVHAEKLPDEKLSVVDMYRKKGKTIMIGDGINDAPALTQADVGVSMNDASHIAIQSAKVILLNTDLQSVVTFLQISRHTLLTIKQNLFWAFAYNIIAIPIAALGFLNPMVGALAMAFSDVIVIGNSLRLKVKKL
- a CDS encoding penicillin-binding protein 1C — translated: MQLRLQQVKHQFKKPKVIIITAFLLGLGIWFAFCLPNPLFKTPTSFVINDDAGQLLGASIASDGQWRFPYNDSVPTKFRQCIIAFEDKRFEHHPGFDPFAFVRAVKQNIRSKRVTSGGSTLTMQVIRLATHHKRTILNKAGEIFMALRLECGYSKDQIMAMYASNAPFGSNVIGLDAAAWRYFGRGPDKLSWGEMAALAVLPNSPSLVHPGKNRHTLLKKRNLLLNRLYKQGIIDSTTAKLAEFEPVPEKPIPLPQAAPHLLQRFKAENRSKGNQLTRINTTLKANLQQQVTGILERHHQVLKGNDINNIAAIVLDVETGATLAYAGNISHREDPNMESDVDVIGAPRSPGSTLKPLLYASMMHDGLILPNSLIPDMPTQISGYHPENFDLSYDGVVPASNALSRSLNVPAVKMLQQYKYERFYDMMRKAGVTTLTQPADHYGLSLILGGGENTLWELTGIYADMARVLNHYQKYNGKYDAADYHHPVYKLQTKEKPVLENNGLLDAGSIYYTLQAMEEVMRPGEEMLWQQFSSTQRIAWKTGTSFGFRDGWAIGITPKYVVGVWVGNTDGEGRPGLTGINTAAPAMFEIFRQLPAARDWFDMPMGEMIKISVCKESGYRAGQYCTNLAEEWVPKPGLKAPSCPWHRLVHLSPDEHYQVTGNCELPENIVNKGWFVLPPSMEYYYKTKNYQYHVLPGFKPGCGEADYGNPMELIYPKDNAKIYVPLEVDGKRGKVIFNAAHRQPGIKIFWHLDNKYVAETSTFHQVALSPSPGKHKLTLVDAEGNNLVIYFEILDKNNQRKTDLKSQ
- a CDS encoding ribonuclease HI, with product MIEIYTDGASSGNPGPGGYGVILRSGQHYKELSAGFRKTTNNRMELLAVISGLEAIKTPNQQVTIFSDSKYVIDAIEKRWVNGWLAKGFAGKKNKDLWLRYLNIAKIHQVKFVWVRGHNGHPENERCDVLAVAAGKQKELLIDSVFEMEAAKG
- a CDS encoding 3'-5' exonuclease, with the protein product MLEQYDLGNLMVLDIETVPQYATHAEVPEHMQELWAHKTRLQRNEATGEEFYERAGIWAEFGKIVCISVGIFLNGKRTALRVKSFAGHEEKELLEDFSKMLSSQPASIILCAHNGKEFDFPYICRRMLINGVQFPPHLHIAGKKPWEINHLDTMELWKFGDYKNYTSLNLLTAIFNIPTSKDDIDGSQVGYVYWVEDDLPRICTYCQKDVIATAQLIRRYRGEALVEEECITIVG